A genomic stretch from Bos javanicus breed banteng chromosome 3, ARS-OSU_banteng_1.0, whole genome shotgun sequence includes:
- the DUSP23 gene encoding dual specificity protein phosphatase 23: MGVQPPNFSWVLPRRLAGLALPRLPAHYQFLLDQGVRHLVSLTERGPPHSDSCPGLTLHRLRIPDFCPPGPEQIDRFVKIVDEANARGEAVAVHCALGFGRTGTMLACYLVKERGLAAGDAIAEIRRLRPGSIETYEQEKAVFQFYQRTK; this comes from the exons ATGGGCGTGCAGCCCCCCAACTTCTCGTGGGTGCTGCCCCGCCGGCTGGCGGGGCTGGCGCTGCCCCGGCTCCCCGCCCACTACCAGTTCCTGCTGGACCAAGGTGTACGGCATCTGGTGTCACTGACGGAGCGCGGGCCCCCGCACAGCGACAGCTGCCCCGGCCTCACCCTGCACCGACTGCGCATCCCAGACTTCTGCCCGCCGGGCCCAGAGCAGATCGACCGCTTCGTGAAGATCGTCGACGAGGCCAACGCCAGGGGAGAG GCGGTGGCAGTGCACTGTGCCCTGGGCTTTGGCCGCACTGGCACCATGCTGGCCTGTTACCTGGTGAAGGAGCGGGGCCTGGCTGCCGGAGACGCCATCGCTGAGATCCGGCGCCTTCGACCCGGCTCCATCGAGACCTATGAGCAAGAGAAGGCGGTCTTCCAGTTCTACCAGCGAACGAAATAA